A stretch of Lactuca sativa cultivar Salinas chromosome 6, Lsat_Salinas_v11, whole genome shotgun sequence DNA encodes these proteins:
- the LOC111904508 gene encoding cytochrome P450 71AU50: protein MILELGYKIYLTIGTFWLWWWEVENQRDELARTVLTISVPTLLILWYKWKVSYSRKRIPPGPFGLPVVGYLPFLGSNLHERFTEMAHRYGPIFSLRLGRKLHVVVNSIDFVKVVGHDLDQTFANRSPPLTALTITYGGNDIVWSNNNKHWRNMRQLLVSHVLSSANVNSCQSFRTHEVRKTVNEVYTKLGEKIDVNEIAFMTEVNVVTSMLWGCSKSGEAKDSSDIGDGFREVEFKIIELIGAPNLSDFLPILSWFDLQGRQREMQKQLEYVDRIFEKIIQERIKANSSKIEGIVDEDRRKDFVEMLLELKEQKDAPKAINIIQIKALLINIVVAATDSTSTMVEWVMAEILHNPDVMRKVQEELTKVIGMNIVQEFHLPKLTYLDAVIKETFRVHPPLPLLIQRCPDESCMVGGYIIPKGSIVYLNIWAIHRDPKNWPNPLEFKPERFLNSKWDYNGNNLKFLPFGVGRRICPGISLGEKMLMYILASLLHSFEWSLPKDEEFELSDEFGLVTKKRKPLIAVPSQRLSDASLYSSY from the exons ATGATATTAGAACTTGGATATAAGATTTATCTCACCATCGGCACCTTCTGGTTATGGTGGTGGGAAGTCGAGAACCAAAGAGACGAACTCGCTCGCACAGTTCTCACCATTTCAGTTCCGACACTACTAATTCTATGGTACAAATGGAAAGTTTCGTATTCCAGAAAGCGCATACCACCAGGTCCCTTCGGCTTACCTGTTGTAGGCTACCTCCCGTTTCTTGGCTCCAATTTGCATGAAAGATTCACAGAGATGGCTCACCGATATGGACCCATATTCAGTCTCCGGCTTGGAAGAAAGCTTCATGTTGTGGTGAACTCGATTGACTTTGTAAAGGTCGTGGGTCATGACCTTGACCAGACGTTTGCTAACCGCAGCCCACCACTCACAGCGTTGACCATCACTTATGGTGGGAACGATATTGTATGGTCCAACAACAACAAACACTGGCGTAACATGCGTCAACTTTTGGTTAGTCATGTGTTGAGCAGTGCAAATGTCAATTCATGTCAGAGTTTTCGAACACATGAAGTGAGAAAGACTGTGAACGAAGTTTACACTAAGCTTGGTGAAAAGATCGATGTTAATGAAATTGCTTTCATGACTGAGGTCAACGTGGTGACAAGCATGTTATGGGGTTGTAGCAAATCTGGTGAAGCGAAGGATTCTAGTGATATTGGAGATGGGTTTCGAGAAGTTGAGTTCAAGATCATTGAGTTGATAGGAGCGCCAAACCTATCTGATTTTCTCCCAATCCTATCGTGGTTTGATCTACAAGGAAGGCAGCGAGAAATGCAGAAGCAACTGGAATATGTTGATCGGATATTTGAAAAGATTATCCAAGAAAGAATCAAAGCCAACTCCAGTAAAATCGAGGGAATTGTTGATGAAGATCGAAGGAAGGATTTTGTGGAAATGTTGTTAGAGCTTAAAGAGCAGAAAGATGCTCCAAAGGCAATCAACATCATTCAAATTAAGGCCCTGTTAATT AACATAGTGGTTGCGGCAACAGACTCAACATCAACAATGGTAGAATGGGTGATGGCAGAAATTTTGCATAATCCAGATGTAATGAGAAAGGTTCAGGAGGAATTAACAAAGGTTATCGGCATGAACATTGTTCAAGAATTTCATCTACCCAAATTGACATACTTGGATGCAGTCATCAAGGAGACATTCAGGGTACACCCTCCACTTCCTCTCCTAATTCAAAGATGCCCAGATGAATCCTGCATGGTAGGTGGATACATCATTCCAAAGGGTAGTATTGTCTATCTTAACATTTGGGCAATCCATCGGGATCCCAAGAACTGGCCTAATCCATTGGAGTTCAAGCCGGAGAGATTCTTGAACAGCAAATGGGATTACAATGGAAATAATTTAAAGTTTTTGCCATTTGGAGTAGGGAGAAGAATATGTCCGGGAATCTCACTTGGGGAGAAGATGTTGATGTATATATTAGCATCGTTGTTGCACTCGTTTGAGTGGAGTTTGCCAAAAGATGAAGAGTTTGAGCTTTCTGATGAGTTTGGACTTGTGACAAAGAAAAGGAAGCCACTAATAGCTGTACCCTCTCAAAGATTATCTGATGCAAGCCTC